CGAGTCCTTGAGAGCTTCCTTTAGCTTGGCCAGCGTATCCAGCTGGGATGGACTACCACGCTTTAAAGAACTGATCATAGAGTTCGGCAATGATGTTTCATTAGATCGGGTAACTAAATCAGAAATACGATTGATCTCATTTTCCGATATCTGCCGGCTTGACCAGGTATTTTGATTTAGTGATATCTTCTTTTCAAAAGCAGGTTTATTATACGCTTGAACTAGTGCTGAACACAACAGTGACACAATTAATATGCATAGTGTTTTCATTGTATTCCTTTCTCCATTGCCCGTACTTCGTCGATGTATTACCATGTACCGTTCCACTTTCAGCCCCGCGAACATCCTTATCATAAACAAATGGACGTATCCCCGTTGTCTGTTGTCCAACATATTAACAAGAGAACAACCCGGCTTCGGGTCATTCTCCTGTCAATCGAAAAATATTGCCTTTGCTGCTAATCTTTATCTTTAAACAAATCCGATATTGTTTCTCCAACTGTATTCAAATCATGATTGAAGTTCGTCTTGAACTCCTGCCACTTGCTTTCTCCCTGGTCTTCATATTTATCTAACTTCTCTTTGAGGGCGTGATTTTTTTCCTTTAACTCCGCCACTGCTTTTTTGTAATTTGCTTTAGCCTTGTGACCGGCCTTCTCCATCTTTTCTTTGTATGCATCAATCTTGTCTTCATTGACCTTGATTTGTGCTTCAGACTCGGCCTTAAAATTTTGCCACTCTGCGGCGTAATCGGCTTTCGCCTGCTTCAGCTCTTGCTTGGCTTCCTCAGCTTTCTGTTCTGATTTTTTTTCACAGCCTGCTATAAAAATTCCTGCCATACATCCTATGACAGTGAAGGCGAATATTTTGTTTTTCATACTAATCCTCTCATTGATGGGTTTATGTAATTTATGGTTTACGTTTCTTTCTTCTCAAACGAGGTCGGAAGGTTGTCCTACCCCGCCATTTATAGATCATTAATTCTCTCTTAAAATCTTATGAATAAGTTCATTAACCGGGAATAGTCCTAAAGGATGAAAAAGTAGTTAATCCTTTTTGGGAGAAAGAAATATACTTCATAGAACGTAGAAACGCGGTGAATCGTAGACTTTTAACGTTTTCGCTGTCATGAAGGAATCGTGTCTGGGAAAAGGATGAGCAAGAATTACAAGATCTCTTCGTTAAGGGCGAATATCACTCCCAGGAGGCGAGTTTGCGTAGAGACCATCTCGCAGATGGACAACCATTGGGTTTTATCCAATATAGTGGCGGACTCCACTGATCTGTGCAACTCCCAAAAAAGTATACACGTGAAGTTTCAAATGTAACGATGGTAAGTCCCCACCTGCGTCGGACAGGCAGTTCGTAACCGGGCTTCTATATTGTCCGACTGCAAGTCGGACTCTACCATTTTTTACGGTATTGATCAGGACAGCCGGAGGCCTGAGAATGTTATCGTGTATTGCACGATTCAAATTCTTAATCCTTCCCGCTTGACCGCACTAAACTGAGACACTGCCAAATATATTCTTGCGTTTCGAGCATCTCGTTCATAGATTTAATACGGTTTTACAAATTAAATGTAATGATTCGGAATAACCTTAAAACAAAGCAGATAAATTGAATTCCAACAAAAGTCAATTCCGTGGATGCATTGTGTGGTAAAAGAGAACATATCTATTACTCCCGGTGTGCAAGGTGCTGACTATGGTTTTTCGGTACAATTGAAATTTTAATTTCCACGTAGAGACGTTCAATTGAACGTCTCTATAAAAATTTTTTGCCGTTGATATAAAGAGTAGAGTCCAGTCCCCTGACTGGACTATTTTTGTATTGTCACCTCAACGTTGTCCGACTACGAATCGGACTCTACCATCTTCTTTCGGTTTCTTTGGCTCTAGGAGTTATCGAGACAACGTGTAAAGTCCAGTCACCTGACTGGACTATTTTGTATTGTCACTTCAACGTTGTCCGACTACGAGTCGGACTCTACCATCTTCTTTCGGCTTCTTTGATCTCAGGGAGTTATCGAGAACACGTGTAAAGTCCAGTCACCGACTGCCTGCTCGCCGACGCACTTCGTGCTTAGGCGAGCCTGCCGGCAGGGACATTATCTATTGCCTATAAGTTGTCCGATCTGGTGATCGCCTGCCTGCCGCAGGCAGGGACTCTACAGATGGATTTTTCTGTTGTCCCACTACGAGTTGAGTTCTACTCCGATATTTTCCTTCCAAATCCCGGATCGATTTTCACCAATGCAGCGACAATAAATCCCGGAATCGTTGATAGCATTACCCATATAAAGAAATGCTGATATCCGATGAGTTCTTGAATTTTTCCGCTTATCATTCCCGGCAGCATCATTCCAAGTGCCATAATACCGGTGCAGATTGCAAAATGCGCCGTCTTATGTTCGCCTTGCGAAATGTAAATCATATACATTGCATAAGCAGTGAATCCGAACCCATATCCAAATTGTTCCATTGCCACTGCGATATTGATGATCAACAAATTTGTCGGCTGGAAATGCGAGAGATAGACGAACATCAAATCTGGTGTGTGCATGATAATCACCATCGGCCAAAGCCACCATCGAAGGCCTTTTTTTGAAATTGCATATCCGCCGAGTAATCCTCCGACAGTCAGCGCAATAATGCCGACGGTGCCGTACACAATTCCGACTTCACTCGTTGTCAATCCGAGTCCGCCCTTATCATGCGGATCAAGTAAAAACGGCGAAACAAGTTTCATCAGTTGTGCTTCTGCAAAACGAAAAAAGAGCAAGAACAAAAGGATTACCCAAATATCTTTTCGTCTGAAGAAAATAAAGAAAGTGTGAATAAATTCATGTAACATTCCTTTCGATTGATCTTCCAAAGTTGATCTGTCTGATGCAGGATATGGAAGAATAAATCGGTGATACAAACAGAGCACTGCGAACAGAGCAGCAATCACCAAAAAGGTAACCGACCACGCCTGTGAAATTCCAATGCGCGGTTCCAATGTTCCTGCCAATACAACTAAGGCACCTTGTCCGGCAATCATTGCAATACGGTAAAACGTGCTGCGAATACCGACAAATGCCGCTTGCTGCGGCTCGTTCAATCCCAGCATATAAAATCCATCAGCGGCAATATCATGCGTAGCAGAACTGAACGCCATCAGTGCAAAGAGAGTAAGTGTCAGGACGAGGAATGAAGACATTGAAATAGTGAACGCAACACCGACGAGTACAATGGAAATGAGCAGCTGTGTCGTAACAACCCAAAGTCGTTTCGTCAAAAACATATCAACGAACGGACTCCACAACGGTTTAATCGCCCAGGGTAAATAAAGCCAGCTTGTGTAAAGTGCGATGTCAGCGTTAGAGATACCAAGCTTCTTATACATGATCACCGATACCGTCATCACAACGACATATGGAATTCCTTCCGCGAAGTAAAGCGATGGAACCCATGCCCAGGGATTTCTATGTTTTTCATTGATCATCTTTAATGTTCGATAATTTAATTACTGTTGATTACTCTTCGAAGCCCATCTTTTAATTTTACAACGTTAAAATTGATCAGCAATCCTAATTCACAACCTGACAGTTTGAGATAAGTCAATATTTGAGCAAGATGAATATCATTCAACATGTCTACTGCTTTAAGTTCAAGCACTAATTTACTCTCCACAAGAATATCCATTCTATATCCGCAATCAAGCTTGACTCCATCATACACAAGCGGCATCGGTTTCTGTCGCTCGAGCACTATTCCGGATTTCGATAATTCGTATGCAAGACACTCTTCATATGCAGATTCCAATAATCCCGGACCAAGTGTGGAATGCACCTTCATTGCACATCCAATTACTTTATGCGTTAGTTCATTATAGACCATATTCCCTCCCTTGATTTTTAACCACAAAGAACGCAGAGTAACACAGAGTATATTCTCTGCGAATCTCTGTGTCTTCTGTGGTTTATTTTTTTCAGCTAATCAATAGAGTTTCTTTAAACTTACTCCAACAAAATAATGTTTCACTATTTCTTCTGCAGTGAATCCTTTCGATGCCATCACCGCTGCACCGATTTGACAGAGACCGACACCGTGACCCCATCCGGCTCCAGAAAATACGTATTTGATCGGCAGTCCATTCGCATCTCGTTCAATTTGCACAATGAATGCGCTCGAATACAAATGCGACTTCGACAACCAGCGACGAATTTCCAATTCCTTCCCCACGATCATTGTTCGATTCGATCCGACAATCTTTAATTGAACGATGCGCCCGGACGGGCCGCGTTTTATAGGAATGAAGTCCATGACTGTCCCAAAGTCGATTCCTGATTTTGTGGATAGAATTTCTTCAATTTGTTCACGCGAATATTCAACTTTCCATCGAAAGAAATCTGTCGTCTCTTGATCAAATGACGGCAGTACGTGCTGTAACATCTTTCCATTTGTCGTATTGCAATAGACATCGGGTGAAGAGGTGAACCAGCGTTCAGCATGAGCTTCATCCAACAGTGGCGGATAATCCATAGAAGAATCGGAAACAGATTGGAGATATGAAATCGGCGTCTCTTCCCAACAATTTTCAAATAACTCTGTTCTTCCGCCGCAAGCTTTCGAAAAACGAGAATCACAGACTTCATGACCGGCAACAAGGAATGTACCTCGCGTTGCTTCAATCGCCTCTGTCACAGATTTCGAAATAATTTTTGTTATTCCCTGATAACGCTGGCAGTGATCATCGGCGCAGACATCGAAGAATACGTGATCTTCGCGGTCGTACCAGCGGATAATTTCATCTGCCGTCTCAAACGATTGCTGCTTATCAACGCTGACTCCCCTAAACTTTTGCTGACGCTCTAGCATCGCTACAAGCCAACTTCGCGACGTAATTGCATGTGCCTTCAGCAATTCGAATGGCGCATCGGCGCTCATTTCTGATGCAATGACACTCTTGAGGTAAATTTCGACTTCAATGATATTGATGACAGAAAATGTACCATCGGCATTCAATCGAATCTTAAGGTCGCCTTCAAAGGTTTGTTTTTCTATTCGTTCCCAGTGAAAATTGAGGCCGATAGTGACGTCGTTTAACGTGAACGTTGCACCACTCAACGAACGGCAGGTAAGTTCTTCAGAGCGAAGAACTTCTACATCTTCATTGTCATACAGCACCAGACGTCTACTTTCATTCGTAATCCGAAATGAACCTTGCAATTTTATGGAGGTGGGTAATTCATAGTATCCATGGAAGCTGCCGCGCACTTCCTTCGCGTTCTCGATGAGGCCGACGGAGATAATCGGTTCGGAGGAAATCAAATCATTCTCTCCAGGATGTTATCGACAATTTCCTGTTTCTCGCTTACCTCGGCAAAAATATCTTCTATCAATTTTGCATCTATATGCAAGAAATCCTTTTCCAACGGTGTGACGATCAATCCACCCATATCAACAGCAGCTGGACTGATGAGCACACGATCAACGGTTTCTTTGAAATATATGTCCGGCCGATGCTTTTGGCGCGGGAAGATGATGAATCGCCAAATATTTTCTTGATACGAACAAAAAATATTCACCATCGGCTCTTTGGTAATGTGAAGAAGGTTCTTCCATTCGACAAACAATGTGTGGATAAAAGCGAGGAGTTGATTCTTGTCAGTCGATTCTATAATCAGAACCATTCTGCCGTAATGCATTAAAGTGGATCCTGCAACATGATCTTTATAATAAAACCTTTTACGCCTTTGAACATTCACTGCGTCGCGCTCAACAGGAATGGCAAGACGCGGACTTGCTTGAAAATGCAAATGATCCGGGGCTGACGCGCCGCATTCTGGTCCATTATAAAATATCGTAAAGTGAGGACTAAGATCCCTTGCAAGATCGAGCATCGCATCAACAGAAGATTTGAAGTCTTGCGGTGTGTGACGCATGCTTGAGATGGTAAAATGTCTAGGAAAAATTGGAACAGGGTTACACAGAATAAGGTAATCGTTGCGATAGAGAATTCCTTGTTGTTCCTCTGGAAGATTCTCACGACAGAGGAAGCATTTGCGTTTATTAATAGATGCCGGATCAATATTCGCTCCTGTGCTTACGATACGTTTCGGATTGAATTGCACAAGTACTGCAAACCTGGTGCAGATAATCTCGCGAACACGAACAAACTCCAGTGAGGCATACCCTTCTGCCATCTGTTGCCAGGCCGATTGCTGCTGCGTAAAGAGTTCCGAACACAAGTTTGGTAACGTGGCGTTCGCGTTTGCAGAATGAAAACTGGAGAGAATTTTCGAGGCGCCGCCATCTGCCTTTGCCAAGGAAGAATTTCCCTTCTATCGATTATCTCCGGTCAGAATTCTTCCGACCGGAACGAATCCGATGAAATGGTCAACTGTGGTTTTACCCATCGTAAATGGCTCATTCTCCACAATTTCATATCCCATTTTTTTATACCACTCAATCGCCGATTCATTTTTGGCCATCACACCAACCCAAACTTTATCAAGTCCTAATGATTGAGCGCGTTTTGCCGCCGATCTCATTAACTTCCTGCCAAGTCCGAGATTTTGATATACGGAAAGAACATACAACTGGTGTACATAGAGCCGATTTTCTTTCTCATTGTAATATGTCTTTTCATAACCGGCAATAACATCATCATATTCAGCAACAAAGCTGTTTACTTTAGCGTCGTTATACTGCTCTGCGAGTTTTTTTGATGTGTAATTCTCATTGAAATACACCAATAAATCATCAACGGGAATAAAACTCGAATATGATTCCTTCCACGTTTCCCAGAGAAGGTACCGCACGACTTCAAGATCGTCTTGATGCCAAGGACGAATTTTTGTGCTCACTTCATCTTCCCATTGTAGTGTTGGCGAGAAAGAATTTCGATCGTGCGAAGCTTATCTTTAAAATGATCATTCCGGTTTGCTGTCTCAACAGAAAGTGCAGCATCTGTGTTGCCTTCCCAGCGCCGGCAGAGATACAGCGGCTCATAGATTCTTCCGATTTGATAGTGATGCGATAGTCGAAGCGCGATTGCATAATCTTCGCCATAACTCACATTGGGCATTCCACCAATCTCCCGCAACAACGCCGTGTTAAAAGCACGCGGTGCACCAAGCCCGTTGACGCGGAGCGCATTATTCCTTCCGTTTGCCGGCGTCCATTCTTTATGATCGATGATACCTGGCGGAAGTTCCTCTAATTTTATGTTCACTAATTTGTACGAACCAATCACCATCGCATAGTTACTGTGATGGAACTCATCGACAATTTTCTGAAGCGTATCCGGTCTGGAATAGATATCATCGGAATCAAGTTGAATGACATACCGCCCGCAGCTGGCGGAGTAAATGGCTTCATTCCAGCAACCGCCAATACCCAGGTCTGTCCGGGGGGGAATTTGATGTCTCACCAGCGGATTTTTTTCTGCAATATGTTGAAGCAGCTGTGTCGTGCCGTCGGTAGAATAATTGTCAACGACAATGCAGTTAAATGAAAATTTTGTCTTCTGCTCCAGAACGCTTTTCACAGCTTCGGCAATTGTATTTAAGCGATTCCGGACCGGAATGACAACGCTTGCCTCTACTGGAAAACGAATATCGTACTTTGGTACCTTCTCAAATTTAGGTTTGAGAAATGCGTCGATGCGTTTTAGATGCTTGGTGGCAACCAATTCCATTTCTTTTTGGATTTGATATCCGGAAGGATTGACGTAATCAAATAATTTTTCGCCTGTTCTGCGTAGATCAGATTTTGTTTTCGAGTAAAGATATTCCTGTATATGGAAAAGTTGATGATCGATGGATACCTTCAAGCGAAGATCATAGAGTCCAGCATTCTCGACATCTTCGAGTTTTCCATAACGCTTCAGTGCTTTCTTGACGGCATTGGTGGAGAAAACGAGAACATGCCCGAAATCAAAAGTATCGCGAATACTGCCGAGTTGATATTCGTTTAATGGATGCTCGAAGCGATTCCCGTTCTTCTCGTCGTAATAGTCTGCGTACGTCATGCCGGCACCGGTGTGTTCGGTAATGTCAATCATTCGTTCCAAATCGAATTGATGTATCTTGACATTTTGGACGTTCAAAATAAAAAGAAAATATTTCGTTTTGATTTTTGTAAGAACCTGGTTGAGCATCTTGCCTGATGTAAACGAATCCGTCTTTACGGCTTCGCATTTCAGATGCATGCCGGCATAATCGCCGCTATGGATAATGAAGATCTTTTCAATAAGCGTTGAATCGATGAAACGGTTGATTGCTGTCTCGAAGTGTGGAGATGGAGAATATTGGAGAATAATAGTGAGCATCTTATATTCCGATTTTATCG
Above is a window of Ignavibacteriales bacterium DNA encoding:
- a CDS encoding GNAT family N-acetyltransferase, translating into MSTKIRPWHQDDLEVVRYLLWETWKESYSSFIPVDDLLVYFNENYTSKKLAEQYNDAKVNSFVAEYDDVIAGYEKTYYNEKENRLYVHQLYVLSVYQNLGLGRKLMRSAAKRAQSLGLDKVWVGVMAKNESAIEWYKKMGYEIVENEPFTMGKTTVDHFIGFVPVGRILTGDNR
- a CDS encoding DUF4922 domain-containing protein, producing MAKADGGASKILSSFHSANANATLPNLCSELFTQQQSAWQQMAEGYASLEFVRVREIICTRFAVLVQFNPKRIVSTGANIDPASINKRKCFLCRENLPEEQQGILYRNDYLILCNPVPIFPRHFTISSMRHTPQDFKSSVDAMLDLARDLSPHFTIFYNGPECGASAPDHLHFQASPRLAIPVERDAVNVQRRKRFYYKDHVAGSTLMHYGRMVLIIESTDKNQLLAFIHTLFVEWKNLLHITKEPMVNIFCSYQENIWRFIIFPRQKHRPDIYFKETVDRVLISPAAVDMGGLIVTPLEKDFLHIDAKLIEDIFAEVSEKQEIVDNILERMI
- a CDS encoding glycosyltransferase family 2 protein, translated to MLTIILQYSPSPHFETAINRFIDSTLIEKIFIIHSGDYAGMHLKCEAVKTDSFTSGKMLNQVLTKIKTKYFLFILNVQNVKIHQFDLERMIDITEHTGAGMTYADYYDEKNGNRFEHPLNEYQLGSIRDTFDFGHVLVFSTNAVKKALKRYGKLEDVENAGLYDLRLKVSIDHQLFHIQEYLYSKTKSDLRRTGEKLFDYVNPSGYQIQKEMELVATKHLKRIDAFLKPKFEKVPKYDIRFPVEASVVIPVRNRLNTIAEAVKSVLEQKTKFSFNCIVVDNYSTDGTTQLLQHIAEKNPLVRHQIPPRTDLGIGGCWNEAIYSASCGRYVIQLDSDDIYSRPDTLQKIVDEFHHSNYAMVIGSYKLVNIKLEELPPGIIDHKEWTPANGRNNALRVNGLGAPRAFNTALLREIGGMPNVSYGEDYAIALRLSHHYQIGRIYEPLYLCRRWEGNTDAALSVETANRNDHFKDKLRTIEILSRQHYNGKMK
- a CDS encoding GxxExxY protein, with the translated sequence MVYNELTHKVIGCAMKVHSTLGPGLLESAYEECLAYELSKSGIVLERQKPMPLVYDGVKLDCGYRMDILVESKLVLELKAVDMLNDIHLAQILTYLKLSGCELGLLINFNVVKLKDGLRRVINSN
- a CDS encoding SpoIID/LytB domain-containing protein, which encodes MISSEPIISVGLIENAKEVRGSFHGYYELPTSIKLQGSFRITNESRRLVLYDNEDVEVLRSEELTCRSLSGATFTLNDVTIGLNFHWERIEKQTFEGDLKIRLNADGTFSVINIIEVEIYLKSVIASEMSADAPFELLKAHAITSRSWLVAMLERQQKFRGVSVDKQQSFETADEIIRWYDREDHVFFDVCADDHCQRYQGITKIISKSVTEAIEATRGTFLVAGHEVCDSRFSKACGGRTELFENCWEETPISYLQSVSDSSMDYPPLLDEAHAERWFTSSPDVYCNTTNGKMLQHVLPSFDQETTDFFRWKVEYSREQIEEILSTKSGIDFGTVMDFIPIKRGPSGRIVQLKIVGSNRTMIVGKELEIRRWLSKSHLYSSAFIVQIERDANGLPIKYVFSGAGWGHGVGLCQIGAAVMASKGFTAEEIVKHYFVGVSLKKLY
- a CDS encoding MFS transporter, producing the protein MINEKHRNPWAWVPSLYFAEGIPYVVVMTVSVIMYKKLGISNADIALYTSWLYLPWAIKPLWSPFVDMFLTKRLWVVTTQLLISIVLVGVAFTISMSSFLVLTLTLFALMAFSSATHDIAADGFYMLGLNEPQQAAFVGIRSTFYRIAMIAGQGALVVLAGTLEPRIGISQAWSVTFLVIAALFAVLCLYHRFILPYPASDRSTLEDQSKGMLHEFIHTFFIFFRRKDIWVILLFLLFFRFAEAQLMKLVSPFLLDPHDKGGLGLTTSEVGIVYGTVGIIALTVGGLLGGYAISKKGLRWWLWPMVIIMHTPDLMFVYLSHFQPTNLLIINIAVAMEQFGYGFGFTAYAMYMIYISQGEHKTAHFAICTGIMALGMMLPGMISGKIQELIGYQHFFIWVMLSTIPGFIVAALVKIDPGFGRKISE